TAATGACTCTGTATTTGACAGCCATATCCCTATTCACTCCCCGCTTTCGGTTCAGACCGGATTAGGCACAAAGCTGCCGCCCCGACAGTTTTTCAAATAATTCAAAGCGTGAACCTGACCTGTCATCTCTAACTCATCTCTATATACCGGATCATGCCAACCTTCAATGTCAATCGTTCCTTTGTAGCCGGCTTGGCGAAGAATGGAGATGATATCCGTCCAGTTGGTATCCCCAAAGCCCGGTGTACGGTGCCACACATAAGGTTTCGGACCGTGAATCCCGTATTCTTTTACAATATCCCAAGCAATCGTAGCGTCTTTGCCATGTACATGGAACACTTTATCCATCCATTTACGCAGCTGCGGGATCGGATCTATCAAAGCCACCATCTGATGACAAGGTTCCCATTGAAGACCCATATTGTCGGAAGGAAAAGCATTGAACATCATTTCCCATGCTGTTGGGTTATGCGCAATATTCCAATCCCCGGAGGACCAATCACCATCCATAGCACAGTTCTCAAAAGCAATACGCAGACCGCGATCAGCCGCTCTTTTCGAAAGCTCTCCAAATACTTCTGCATACTTTGGAATGGATTGGTCGATGGAACAGCCTGGCAAACGCCCCGTAAAGCCTGAAACTATATCCGTCCCGAATAAATGGGCATGGTCAATAAGCCGTTCCCAGCTTGCCACCGTATCCGCATTGTCACCTGTATTGGTTAGAGGATTTCCGAAAATACCCACTGTAGAAATAACAAAGTTATGTTTATCCGCTAATTCACTTACACGTTTCGCTGTTTCCGTTAGATCTGTATCTCCGGTGGTTTGCCAGAAGGTTAGGCTAAAAGATTCGAAGCCGTGGGAAACGATTTGGGGAATGACCTTAACCGCAGAATCGCCGCCCACCAATGTACCTATTCTTAATGAATCCATCATCTTGATACCACTCCAATATTGGTTTATAGTTACTTCAACAACCTTAGTATATAGGTGATAAAGAGACATTTCTCTCATTATCTTGTGTAATAATAGTACAATCTTGTGGGAGTTGAGCAGCCAGTGACCAATCCAAGAGAGCTTAAGGAATATCCTCAATTACAGGAAAAAACGTATCCTTTTCGCTTATTTTTTAATACAACGCTTGATACTAAAGTAAATCAGAACATCCTTTTTTTACACTGGCATGAGCATTTCGAGATTATTGTTATGGAACAGGGCAGCGCTGTTTTCCATATCGACAGCCAGCCTTATGAAGCACAGCAGGGAGATGTTTTGATTGTCCCTTCCGGGGGACTTCATGTCGGTTACAGCTTGCAAGGCGGGGATATTCGATATGTATCCATCGTAATTCACAGCACTTTATTTAATGATTGGGTCCCTGACCCGCTGCACGAGAAATTTGTTGCGCCTTATTTGGATAATCGCCTCCAGTTCCCGGTTAAACCAGATGAGCAGAATCAAACCTCGTCCGTTTATTACTCACTCTTATCCGGAATCATCGCTGAATATCAAGAAAAGGGTCCAGCCTACCAGCTCATCATCAAGAATCAGCTGCATCTGCTGTTCACCTTGTTATCTCGAGCCTTCCTCCCCCATCAGCAGATTGGGAAGCCCAAAGAACGTCTCTCTATTAACAGAGAACGCTTTAAACCGCTTTTGGAGCATCTTGAAGTGCATTTTACCGATAAAATATCAATAGAGGAAGCCGCCAAATCAGTAAATCTGAATCCCTATCATTTCTGCAAAACTTTCAAAAAGCTGACTGGACGTACGTTTGTGGATTATGTAAATGTATGCCGTATGGATGAGGCTGAACGGCTGCTGCTGGAAACACACCTTAGTGTAACCGAAATCGCCGGCACGGTGGGCTGTGACAATCCGAATTATTTTACCAAACTATATAAGCAATACAAAGGGCTGACTCCCTCGCAAGCCAGAAAATAAGAATTAACATTACTCATTTAACAAAAGGACCACCTTTCGTAGAAAATTCTACTTAAGGCGGTCCTTGTTTCTTATAGGTCTGACAAATCTACTTCCAGCCTTCTGACCGTCGCCTGAGCTGGCAATGATTCTAGAATGGTCCCTGTACTCCACAGCTTAACCTGCTGACCCTTTTCTAAATCGGAGAAATGAATCTCTTTTTCTGCTTCATTGTACAATTCTGATCGGTCATTGAAAGAAAACCAGTAAGTAGGCATTTCTTTGCCCGGTTCTAGGATGAGTATTCGCAGGTGGTTATCTATACTTTCGACTTCTACAATCTCCCCAACTACATGCGGCTGACCTAACTTTTCGATAGTATAGCTCACCATATTTGGATCTATCAGCTTCTCGATTTCCGGTTTGGCCGTAGTTTCACTACTATCAGGCATTGTAATAGCCAATCTGTTTCCGATGACATCGATTGAAGAACCGTATACATTTTGCTTAAGGTAAAGATTATGCTCCTCCAAAAGCTTCTGAGCCGTTTCAAGTTCATGAATCGTGTACTCTACATTATGCAATACATAAGTGTCGGCAATATAACGCTCTGCGAAGACATCTTGGATATCTTCATTCAGGCCAACGATATTCACATGAACCTTTTCATCCTGTAAATATATATCACCATTTGAGAACCCTTTATTGGATAAAAAAGTTCTGATCTGACCCTGAGGTGTAATATGTTGCGATAGGTTAAATATTAGTCCAAAGTATACGGTGCAAGTTCTATTGGCAACGCTGCTGGCCGGGTACATGTGCTCTTCATCTCATAATAAGTACGGGAATCAGATGATTCATGAAAAGCCCACATGGCCTCAAGTACATGGTAAGCAAGCTCGGCACTTGCACGATGCGGACGTCCCTTCTGAATAGCATAGGCCATATCCGCTGGACCAATTCCACGGGTATTCTGGTCATACCCCGGAAGTAAAGGTTGTTCGGACCATTCAGCATCACCCATACGGCGAACCTTCACAGGTCCACCGAAGGTATTCGGATCTGGCACCTGTATCGAGCCTTCCGTACCATAGATTTCGATAAAGGGTAAGTCGCTGCCACCGAAGACATCAAAGCTTGTAATTAGTGTGCCGATCGCTCCATTCTCGAATTGCAGGGTTCCTGCAATGTGAGTAGGAATATTTACGGGTATCTTTTGGCCGAATTTCTTCTCGCTAGTAATCGTTCGTTCCGTAAGAGCCTTACCGGTCATCCCGGCAATGGTCTGAATCGGACCGAGCAGTTGGACTAGAGCGGTTAAGTAATAAGGTCCCATATCGAACATCGGTCCCCCGCCTGTCGCATAATAAAACTCCGGATCCGGGTGCCAATGCTCATGTCCTCGCCCCATCATGAATGCAGTGGCTGCTATAGGAAGCCCGATTCCCCCCTCATTAATAAGCTTTAGTGCAGTCTGAATTCCAGCTCCTAAGAAGGTTTCCGGCGCACTCCCTACTAATAAACCCTTCTCCTTGGCCAATTCCAATACGCTTTGACCTTCCTCCTTAGTAACAGCAAGCGGCTTTTCCACATAAACATGTTTCCCGGCATGGAGAGCTTTTAAGGTAACCTCTGCATGGGCTGCAGGTATCGTCAAATTGATCACAATCTTGATTTCCGGGTCGCTCAGCAACTCTTCAGTTGTAAGAACTTTGGGGATATTGTATTGATTCGCTTGCTCCTGTGCTCTGGCAAGATCCATGTCGGCACACGCTACAAGATCGAGTATTTCGAACTTCTGACAGTTCTCCATATATATACTGCTAATTTTACCGCACCCAATGATACCGACTTTCACCTTTTCCATGTAAGTAGACCCTCCATTAAGATTCTATTGATTGTCAGCCATACCCGTGTATACATGACCTAAAGCCGCGCCGTCCTTCTCGCCTCGCAGAGCATTTTCTTTGCCCTCAGCAGCCCAAAGCAAACCTCTGCGCATCAACTCCTTAACCTGAGGGATTTCAACTATATCAGCTTGGTGTCCAAGAGAGTTGTAATATACACGGCCTACGCCCCAACGTTTCGTCCAAATCACCGGCATATCCACAGCTTTGTTCAGTGCATGCGGACCTTCTGCCACGGGAAAACGAGTGGTTGCTAGAACTTCCACAGCAGGGTCTACATGAAGATAGTATTGCTCGGTTGCGAGAGAAAAGTCTTCGATTCCCTCAACCAGCGAGCTAGAGCTTCCTTTAATCTCTACGGTATATTTCACTCCATCATTCCCAGGGTGGGCTACCCACTGACCTCCGGTCATAAACTGCCAGTCTACATTCGTACGGAAGGAGTCACACATCCCGCCGTGACAACCCGCAAGTCCTGTTCCGTTTTGAACTGCTGCCGATACGTTATCTACCCGCACTTGATCAATCTCACCCATCGTCCAGACTGGAACAATAAGGTCAAGTCCAAGCAGCTTTTCCGCATCATCGAAAGCCTCTAAGGTATTCGAAACCTCAACTTCAAAGCCATCTTGACGCAGAATGCCGGCAAAGATATCCGCTACCTGTTCTGGATCATGCCCATCCCAGCCACCCCATACAATCAACGATTTTTTCATCTCGATAACTCCTTAATATAGTTAATTATAAATATGATTAATTACATTTCAGACAGCTGCACCCAACGTCTTTCATCAATTGAACGCTCTACGGCTTCAAGAACAGCCTGACATTTTACCCCATCTCGAAAATTCGGCTCAGGCAAACGACCTTCTTCAATAGCCGTGGAGAACTCCAGCATTTCGTGAATAAACGTGTGCTCGAAGCCAATGGTATGTCCTGGCGGCCACCAAGCCTCGGCGTAGGCATGTGCCGGATCCGTTACAAGCACACGGCGGAAGCCTTGTACATCTTCTTCATCCGAAGTGAAGTATACCTCAAGCTCATTCATACGTTCGAAATCAAATTTCACACTGCCCAGGCTGCCGTTAATTTCAAAGGCATTGGTTGATCTATGCCCTGCGGCAAACCGGGTAGCTTCAAAGTTACCCATAGCTCCATTATCAAAACGGGCGAGAAAAAGTGTAGCATCGTCTACTGTGACTTCCCCTCGCGGACCATCTTTGCTTCCTTTAGCACTTAAGCCGGTCATCTCAGCCGCTATCGGACGTTCCTTAATGAAGGTCTCACTCATCCCGATAACCTCTTTCACATCACCCACGAGAAAATGCGCAAGATCAATTAGATGAGCTCCAAGATCACCGTGTGAGCCTGAACCTGCAATCTCCTTTTGCAATCTCCAGACAAGCGGAAAGTCCGGGTCGATAATCCAGTCCTGCAGAAAACAAGCTCTAAAGTGATAGATTTTGCCGAGTCGGCCACTCTCCACCAGCTTCTTCGCCAGTCTCACCGCTGGAGAGAAACGATAGTTGAAGCCCACCATGTGCGCGATACCCGCTTCTTCTGCAGCCTGCAGCATCTCACGAGAATCTGCCAATGTAAGCGCTAACGGCTTTTCACAAAAAATATGTTTCCCAGCCTTAACGGCTGCCAGCGTAATTTCCTTATGCGCATCACTAGGGGCATTAATATCAATTACATCGATATCCTCTCTGGCGAGTAATTCTCTCCAATCGGTCATACTTTCAGCCCAGCCCAGCTGCTCTGCTGCTTGTCCTACAGCTTCCTCATTGCGCCCACAGATCACCGCCATGTCCAGTTTGGGTGCCTTTGGAAAAAACATAGGCAAGCTTCGATAAGCATTGCTATGTGCCTTACCCATAAATTTATAACCGATCATTCCGATACGTTGCTTCTTCATCGTTATTCCTCCTCACTCATATACCTATGGACTAGATGATGCACGAACGACAAGTTCGGTGGGCAGTTTGATTTGTTTAGGTTCCCGCAAGAGTTCACTAGAAGTTCCATCCTCCATCATCTGAAGGACGCGGGATGCTGCAATTTCACCCAACTGATAGAAAGGAACACGCACACTGCTTAAAGCAGGGTTGGTAAGCTCTGCTGCGTCCGAATCATCATATCCGACGATGGCCGGGATACGTTGGTCGGGAATCCCCTGTTCTCTGAAGCCCTGCTGCAAACCAATAGCCATTCGGTCATTGGCTGCAAAGATCGCATCAATTCTGTCCAGTACCGCAACCATTCCTGCTGCTGCCTGAATTCCGCTTCGTCTACTAAAGTTACCCTTGAATTGTAAGGTTGAGTCCCATTCCAGCCCTTCTTCCTTCAGAGCCCGAACATAACCGTTGTGACGGTCACGGCTATTAGAGTATTCCGGCGGCCCATTAAGGAATGCAATCTTACGATGACCCTGCTGGATCAAATGCTTGACTGCCTGCCAACTGCCCACTTCGTGGTCTGCATCTACCTCGAAGAAGCCCTCACCCTCAAAATGCTGATTGATTACACAAAAGGGTTGGCCCTCATCTCTTATATGACGAAGAGCATGCAATTCCTCAGGTTCATCCTTAGCTCCTAAGATAATACAGCCGTCTATCTTTCGCATCCCGAACATTCCCGAATAATCCAATGTTCCATCGGGGTCACGGAAAAGCATGAGCAAATCATAGCCTTCTTCTCTTGCCTTACTGCCGATTCCACTTAAGATCTCTGAGAAATAATACGCTGAGAAAAGCCTTGCTTTGGGCAAATACGGCATGACTACGCCGAGGTTTCCACTTCGTTTACGTGCAAAGCTGCGTGCTAGGGAGCTTGGAACATATCCCAACTCTTTGGCTGCCGCAAGAACCTTTTGTTTCGTCTCCTCCTTAAGAGGGCCAACGTTATTTAACACACGGGAGACTGTAGCTTCCGATACTCCGGCTAGCTCAGCAACCTCTTTACGGCTGGCGATAGCAATCATCCTCCTATTAATGTACACGCGTACATTTTCTCACGGAGCATGGTTGTAGTCAATACCCTTAATAAAGATTCTCTCTTAAAATAAAGGCTATATTAAAGACGAATACACTTGCACTCACTGGTATTCGAAGAATGTTGTCGCTTCAGCAAGTATGGATTTTACGGAGGTTCAAGCTGAATACTGAGTTCCTTGACACAAAAAAAACACTCCTTCTCCTCACGGCTTACATACGTTGTGAGGAGAAGATAATGTTTTTGGAGTAAGGCTGAATTAATTTTTAGTGACCGATCATCATAGCTGGATCAGCCTTTTTCGTTTCCTGTGAAATATTCATGCTTTGCATCTTCGGTTTGCGAAGAATCAGACTGAGCACAACACCCGTCATCGCAATGAACGAAGCTAATAAGAATACATCATTGAAGCCCTGAACGGCGGCGATAATCGGGTTGCTACCTTCTTTTAATCCACTCTTATGAAAGTCAATTTGGCTGGTTAAATAGCCAGTCATTCCCGCTACTGCGAAGGATACAACCACTTGCTGCGCAGCCGTTGTCAGAGGAGTGACACGACCTACCCATTCACGAGGTGCAGAGTTCAACACATGTGTGTTCACTGGCATCATAGTCAAGCCCATGCCTAATCCCATCAGAGCCAGACACATCATAATGACAGGTAGGCCAGTGTCCACTGTAATTCCAGACAACAGATAAAGTGCCGTTGAGATGATGCTCAAACCTACAAAGGCTAGAGGCCGAGCTCCAATTTTATCAAACAAACGTCCACCTAGCGGCATACCTATACCGGTTGATAGTGCCTGTGGTAAAAGAATCAATCCAGTCTCAAGCGGCGTATACCCCCGAATTTGTTGAAGGTACAAGGGTACAAATAACATGGAACCAAAGAGCGCTGCTTGAGTTACCCAGGATAGAATGATCCCGCGTGTGAAGTCTGAAGAACGGAATACACGAAGCTCCAGCAATGGATGCTTGTGACGCAGTTCAACAATAATAAACAGAACAAGCGCAGTTCCTCCAATAGTTAGACCCCAAATTGCTCCCGCAGAGGACCAGCTTGTGCCACCGCCCTGATTCACACCATAGGCTAAACTGGCAAAAGCAATGGGTGCCAAGATCATCCCAATGAGATCTAGATGAGGAGCCTTATTCTTGTCTGTCTTCGGCAAATATTTAACTCCAAGAATAACACCGACAATACCAATCGGCAGGTTGATCAAGAAGATCCAGTGCCAGCTGACATACTCC
Above is a window of Paenibacillus wynnii DNA encoding:
- a CDS encoding sugar phosphate isomerase/epimerase family protein — encoded protein: MMDSLRIGTLVGGDSAVKVIPQIVSHGFESFSLTFWQTTGDTDLTETAKRVSELADKHNFVISTVGIFGNPLTNTGDNADTVASWERLIDHAHLFGTDIVSGFTGRLPGCSIDQSIPKYAEVFGELSKRAADRGLRIAFENCAMDGDWSSGDWNIAHNPTAWEMMFNAFPSDNMGLQWEPCHQMVALIDPIPQLRKWMDKVFHVHGKDATIAWDIVKEYGIHGPKPYVWHRTPGFGDTNWTDIISILRQAGYKGTIDIEGWHDPVYRDELEMTGQVHALNYLKNCRGGSFVPNPV
- a CDS encoding helix-turn-helix transcriptional regulator — protein: MTNPRELKEYPQLQEKTYPFRLFFNTTLDTKVNQNILFLHWHEHFEIIVMEQGSAVFHIDSQPYEAQQGDVLIVPSGGLHVGYSLQGGDIRYVSIVIHSTLFNDWVPDPLHEKFVAPYLDNRLQFPVKPDEQNQTSSVYYSLLSGIIAEYQEKGPAYQLIIKNQLHLLFTLLSRAFLPHQQIGKPKERLSINRERFKPLLEHLEVHFTDKISIEEAAKSVNLNPYHFCKTFKKLTGRTFVDYVNVCRMDEAERLLLETHLSVTEIAGTVGCDNPNYFTKLYKQYKGLTPSQARK
- a CDS encoding DUF3221 domain-containing protein, which gives rise to MNIVGLNEDIQDVFAERYIADTYVLHNVEYTIHELETAQKLLEEHNLYLKQNVYGSSIDVIGNRLAITMPDSSETTAKPEIEKLIDPNMVSYTIEKLGQPHVVGEIVEVESIDNHLRILILEPGKEMPTYWFSFNDRSELYNEAEKEIHFSDLEKGQQVKLWSTGTILESLPAQATVRRLEVDLSDL
- a CDS encoding Gfo/Idh/MocA family protein; amino-acid sequence: MEKVKVGIIGCGKISSIYMENCQKFEILDLVACADMDLARAQEQANQYNIPKVLTTEELLSDPEIKIVINLTIPAAHAEVTLKALHAGKHVYVEKPLAVTKEEGQSVLELAKEKGLLVGSAPETFLGAGIQTALKLINEGGIGLPIAATAFMMGRGHEHWHPDPEFYYATGGGPMFDMGPYYLTALVQLLGPIQTIAGMTGKALTERTITSEKKFGQKIPVNIPTHIAGTLQFENGAIGTLITSFDVFGGSDLPFIEIYGTEGSIQVPDPNTFGGPVKVRRMGDAEWSEQPLLPGYDQNTRGIGPADMAYAIQKGRPHRASAELAYHVLEAMWAFHESSDSRTYYEMKSTCTRPAALPIELAPYTLD
- a CDS encoding ThuA domain-containing protein; the encoded protein is MKKSLIVWGGWDGHDPEQVADIFAGILRQDGFEVEVSNTLEAFDDAEKLLGLDLIVPVWTMGEIDQVRVDNVSAAVQNGTGLAGCHGGMCDSFRTNVDWQFMTGGQWVAHPGNDGVKYTVEIKGSSSSLVEGIEDFSLATEQYYLHVDPAVEVLATTRFPVAEGPHALNKAVDMPVIWTKRWGVGRVYYNSLGHQADIVEIPQVKELMRRGLLWAAEGKENALRGEKDGAALGHVYTGMADNQ
- a CDS encoding Gfo/Idh/MocA family protein — encoded protein: MKKQRIGMIGYKFMGKAHSNAYRSLPMFFPKAPKLDMAVICGRNEEAVGQAAEQLGWAESMTDWRELLAREDIDVIDINAPSDAHKEITLAAVKAGKHIFCEKPLALTLADSREMLQAAEEAGIAHMVGFNYRFSPAVRLAKKLVESGRLGKIYHFRACFLQDWIIDPDFPLVWRLQKEIAGSGSHGDLGAHLIDLAHFLVGDVKEVIGMSETFIKERPIAAEMTGLSAKGSKDGPRGEVTVDDATLFLARFDNGAMGNFEATRFAAGHRSTNAFEINGSLGSVKFDFERMNELEVYFTSDEEDVQGFRRVLVTDPAHAYAEAWWPPGHTIGFEHTFIHEMLEFSTAIEEGRLPEPNFRDGVKCQAVLEAVERSIDERRWVQLSEM
- a CDS encoding LacI family DNA-binding transcriptional regulator, encoding MIAIASRKEVAELAGVSEATVSRVLNNVGPLKEETKQKVLAAAKELGYVPSSLARSFARKRSGNLGVVMPYLPKARLFSAYYFSEILSGIGSKAREEGYDLLMLFRDPDGTLDYSGMFGMRKIDGCIILGAKDEPEELHALRHIRDEGQPFCVINQHFEGEGFFEVDADHEVGSWQAVKHLIQQGHRKIAFLNGPPEYSNSRDRHNGYVRALKEEGLEWDSTLQFKGNFSRRSGIQAAAGMVAVLDRIDAIFAANDRMAIGLQQGFREQGIPDQRIPAIVGYDDSDAAELTNPALSSVRVPFYQLGEIAASRVLQMMEDGTSSELLREPKQIKLPTELVVRASSSP
- a CDS encoding MDR family MFS transporter, whose translation is MRGRNTVYLCLIFHLLMCRSMDCLSIIFINTVKLEKRVENKMSNTITGKSAANEQPFSLKAIIPPLMAIIVGMIMVILDSTVVNVAVPELVNYFSSDLKTIQWAITGYTLALSAVIPLAGWMTDKFGSKQVFLTTIIMFVLGSMLCSLSQTSSQLIIFRVIQGLGGGMVAPIGMAMVFRLAPPERRGTIMGMLGIPMLLAPALGPVLSGWLVEYVSWHWIFLINLPIGIVGVILGVKYLPKTDKNKAPHLDLIGMILAPIAFASLAYGVNQGGGTSWSSAGAIWGLTIGGTALVLFIIVELRHKHPLLELRVFRSSDFTRGIILSWVTQAALFGSMLFVPLYLQQIRGYTPLETGLILLPQALSTGIGMPLGGRLFDKIGARPLAFVGLSIISTALYLLSGITVDTGLPVIMMCLALMGLGMGLTMMPVNTHVLNSAPREWVGRVTPLTTAAQQVVVSFAVAGMTGYLTSQIDFHKSGLKEGSNPIIAAVQGFNDVFLLASFIAMTGVVLSLILRKPKMQSMNISQETKKADPAMMIGH